The Juglans microcarpa x Juglans regia isolate MS1-56 chromosome 2D, Jm3101_v1.0, whole genome shotgun sequence DNA window AACTCAGATGCCTCTTCCGAATCGGACAAAGGTAAAAGGGTGCAGATCCCAAGCATGTGTCCATTGAGACACACATAATACTCAATGCAATCCTCATAAGCAACCAACCTGCAGCTGGCACTTTGTGGTATCATCTTAGCTTGCAGCATGTTCCATAACTTTGCCTTACAATATGGGCACACCTCTGTCGGATGAAACTCAGCCCCCCTTTTAATTAGCAGCTTCCGCACCTTTGACCCCAAGAATGACTTGAAAACTCCACGGAAGAATCCCACATCCCCTTCCTCCCCTTGATCAAGATGTTCACAAGGATCAGACACATACAAAACATCTGATCTGCATTGTCGCAAAAGAAAACTCTTCCCTGATGTCCTAGAGAACCGAGTTCTATAAACAAAGTGGCCTGGGATTTGATTACTATCAAACAGGCCACCTTTCTTACATCCTGAACAGTAAATAAGTAGTTTCCCAAGTGCTCTCCAGTTCCCATCTACATTGTGACTCCCACTAGATTGCAGATCAATCATCATCTTTGGTGCTCTAGTTCGGCAAAACTCCTTCCATAGTACTCTCTTTGCAAGATCATCAAACCATTTGCATACACAGGACAGAGTAGCAATTAACTTAGGGTTCCAGTTCAATTGTTGAAATACTAGGAATATCACATCTTCGCTTAGATGGCCTTTTGTGCATTTACAGCTTGTCGAGTGTATGCAACGATACTGCTTTGTTAGAATCATTGCCAGCCacctattcacatttttttttctaagtgtCACCTCTTAACAATCATAATCAATCTTTGTCATATACACCACAAAAACACACTTCGTAAAAGAACCAAATCACAAACATGTTCTCAATGGCCAATAGCACTGCAGGAGTATGCAATTTATAACACCGAAAGGTAAAAGGCAAGGACATAGTTCAACCAGTGACATATCAACCACAGAAAATGTAATTAGAACAAGCAGTCACTGAAAGAATGCCGAAAATGTATACCGAGAGTGACAGTATTATTCAAGGCAGCTGGTTCAAAACTTtacattaaaaacataaaattcccTCCCACATGGAATAACAAGCATTAGCAATGATGCCATTAGACTTTAGAAAGGCTAAGGAATGTTGTAGTAACACACATCCTCCAATTCAAAGTTGACCTCGGGTACACAACCCTACCCATCAAAATTGTGTATCAAGTAATCCAGGAGAACTCCTAATGCAAAATCAATCACAGGACATCTATGTCTACAGCTCAGTCCAAGTCCTCCTTTTAACCACTAGGCTGCACCCTGACAGGTAtttaccaaagaaaaaaattacctcAATGATAAACGGTAGATTATAAATGGAAAGGGAATTTTCAAACCATATACTGCAATGGCATACACTTACGCACCCAaacattaccttttttttttataagtaaacgattgtattaataagaataggcatagctcaagtacacaCCCAAACATTAGTTCTACTACTAGCGTAAGCAGTGATGGAATCCAATAAAATTAGTTCTAAAAGCTAATCGCCAGAAGCTCAATTAAGAGTCTAAGACTCGCctgaaaatttttcaaattctacaATGCCCACCAATTTGACATTTCAAGAGCCCGATCCTGTCATGAAAAATCAAGAGAGACCGAACTCGTGATATGCGTATCTTTGCATTTTGATCAGAATTCAGTCGTATATACTTAAACATAAACTAAGAAGCAACTCGTTATACAAAACACGAACAATTCGAAGCCAGAATCATGTGTTTCAGTCGCAGAGAAATAAATTTGCCTTCAGTATATTTTCTGAATGCATGTCGATCACTTCTAAAATTCCAGATCCACTGGCCCTCCGCGACAAAATCTACTACGGCTTTaagcaaaaaatcaaatacaaacaaAACCATGTTAGTTTTCAACCTCATTCGACAAAACAAACAGGAAAATGAAAACCTtcacaaaaccaaacaaaatcaAGGCAGAGAATTGGAGAGAGGCTTAGATCGTAAATAGCATGAAATCAAAGGTCCAAATTCTCACCTCAGTTACAAGCCCTCCCGTCCGTACATTCCCAAAACCCCAAAAAACTAAACTCTGCGCAAATAAAAATCAGCACAGAGTTAGGGTTTAGCAAGTGATACAAAGCAAAAGAAAGGCCAAATAAGGCacaaaaacacagaaaaaataAGAGGGGTTACATACAAGGAAGAACACGGAGTTTCGCTTTCCGGCCTGGACAGTTTCGTCAGGAAACAAATACAGTCATGGAAAGGCATGCAAAGAAAGCAAACGCAGGAATGGGAGTGAGGTAAGAGGAAGGCCGGGTTGGTTAgatactgaagaagaaaatctaaaatatttctgcatggttaaaattaaaaaacgacGGACCCGTTTTTTATCTTAGATGAAGGACAAAGGGGATGACGCCACGTTTACAGATGTTTAGTTGGACCGACTAGGTGGCGTCTTGGTGGAACTTATAGCGGGACCACTTTGTCCTATGTGTCATTCGGGTATTGGCAgatcatttatttcataaaagtaatgatgaatatatcataacatattataaaatatattatataataatattataaaatgaaataattttataaaataatattattttaatcattttacatTTCAAAATAGGTAACCGAGTTCAGTTTTTTACTGTCTGCAGTTTCGATTGTTTTGTCGGGACCAAAGTGGTATTATATGTCAGGAGCCGCAGATTCTTTCAGGCACAGCTGGCAGCTCATGATTGGTTGTTCTCATTTCTATCTTGTCCatagattttattatagttAATAATCTATATCATTAAATATTAGGGCACAgtccacttttaaaaaaattaggagaAAATCTTTGCAGAAGTCACTATTTGGTTACATCTATTGCACATATGATGTGTATATTGGATATTCATTGAACCGGTTTTGAGTCGTTTGGTTTTTCAGCTCATTCTCCTAATTCCATTCATCCATTTCTAAGAGCTCAACTCCAAAGCCCTCTCCACCCCACCACGACCTCagcccaaacccaatctccctaATCCTGTACGACCTCTCCTTCCCCACCCCACGACAATCTCGCCCTCCCATCCCCACCACGACCTCAGCTCAACCCACCATGACCTCACCCTCACCTCCCCACCACAACCTTAACCCTCGTGGGGAGTAGCGGTGTTGGGCGGACGTAGGAGCATTGCGAGGTTCGCCGCGAGGAAACCGTCTTCCTAACCACAAGTCATGTTGCCTTCTTCCTCCCCCTTCTTATTCCCCCTCTTAAAACTAACCAGATATTTCAGAATTGACATAAGTCTTGGTAGCtaattcttcccaaaaaaaaattgccattttttcaattggaaattcCATATGTCTTCATTCTGAAGAGAAGTTGGTAGGATGAGCTTCATTGGCATGCTTGTTTCAGTTAAAAACAGAGAAGCTAAGCATTGTCTTAATAATATTACCAGCCAAAGAAGGTGGAATTAAACGCCATCTTCTCCCACAAGGACATCTTTGTTCTATAtctaaataaatttgaattgCAGGGAATAATATGAAAACCACAATTCATCAAAAAGATGAGGGCAGATCAGGCTTGAGTTTGCCCTGTTGTTTTAGTGTTGATTGGAATCAATCAtcaaatgaaaagaattttctgatATTCATATAACCATTTTGAAGGTTATGGTAATTGTTCAACAATCCTTTGAGTTTCAAGGTTCTTGCAAAGTGCATGGGCGCACATGTATATTGTACCAAGTGCAGGGTTTAAGCATGCATATTAAGGTGATTCTATTCTtgacattacaaacaaaatgcACATGGCTGGTTTAGCACATGAACGTGCTCTGTTTTAGACTCTGTTTTAGACATGGATAACCTGGCATTTTATCTTCATGTGCCAGTTTTGCAAAGTGGTATTTTTATCTTTCCTAACATATGAATGAATATGTCCTGTTTTGATTTGTATCCATCAAAATGGTAAGCACATGGTGAATTGCCCTTGGTTAAAAAAAGGCCACTCAACGGAGCAGCTatctattattcatttattacaGGAAATTGTAGGAGATGGTAAACTGAATCTATCACAAAAAAACATTACACTAAAGATGGTACTAAATCAAAATGGTAAACTCAttccatcacaaaaaaaattacacatcaGCATTACACGAAAGCATTACAAGAAAGAATTCCATCACAAATAATACTATATCAGAATACTTATTACAAGAAAAGATTCCATCACAAATAAGCCACATAAGATCACAACTTGTTTGTACTAGGTTGAGTCCCTTCTATTGTGTCCATCATGCATATCAGTAGGGGCCTCTTTGTATTGTGATTTACTTGCTATGGAAGTCTGCACAAA harbors:
- the LOC121248355 gene encoding EID1-like F-box protein 2; this encodes MILTKQYRCIHSTSCKCTKGHLSEDVIFLVFQQLNWNPKLIATLSCVCKWFDDLAKRVLWKEFCRTRAPKMMIDLQSSGSHNVDGNWRALGKLLIYCSGCKKGGLFDSNQIPGHFVYRTRFSRTSGKSFLLRQCRSDVLYVSDPCEHLDQGEEGDVGFFRGVFKSFLGSKVRKLLIKRGAEFHPTEVCPYCKAKLWNMLQAKMIPQSASCRLVAYEDCIEYYVCLNGHMLGICTLLPLSDSEEASELE